A part of Cottoperca gobio chromosome 4, fCotGob3.1, whole genome shotgun sequence genomic DNA contains:
- the cep350 gene encoding LOW QUALITY PROTEIN: centrosome-associated protein 350 (The sequence of the model RefSeq protein was modified relative to this genomic sequence to represent the inferred CDS: deleted 1 base in 1 codon) has protein sequence MRSSKRTEVSLKSSAQLPTDHNIGTELTTAWKSLSQSKAALRHIENRLEAAPGTGVLLDSVMDSPKKKSSRTVRCRDGQQADDNAGSSKRRGRSQQSPDKSSSRSPLRNATQDSNVRRNNSVEFREPLASYREFTPPPHPSSQLEAYSLQSVPGSSHPSTPPPSNPLLSQLVYQRDTRDTQTDRDLDSTHSSALESTEVRYLNDQPALATLRTIGNQSHTGVRVPAWEGAEEESTPKAQLGMDGQESSPCLASAPGFVRRGESTPSTSPGSASQRLENLRRHQPDDKLEKLKERIRRQRQHLEEAAEREKLLGSLEQPVIAAVGSNNAGTFNMPTAKIRKVAAAPPAPIYKGFNSTETKIRTPDGKVWKEEEFHNLSREIYKDLSRQFAESTRSRHQQQREQRADRSKERRPPKPVRKVHRAAPSSELNAKPAVISPASWREGQKLVKMVLGPVPRLPREESRPQPADGLSRAASRHRSSSDPRSESNPRPRPNSTERPRSGFKSKSYSLTTSTPSSADRGKAPAGAGPDLLSADIQGILDDLQLECKAAEREERARQRSRGGSSGRRGRGGSGSRTRTPVSVWGATGATGSSSRGCRSASPTAHRPETADSGHKKRHYDADTVRQYISRQQEERKRRQAEEKRALREEAERRNQRLQELYRKQREAAKTAALPCEAPVAPVQKRLQETYDKLLLEEAQLDEEASQTQPAAPSSQMRPMYQPSGESDKENKRLEAPHSPSSSDRSLNDQPPPPLSRNDLDIGLASLLQPDRLSPAVRPKTSPSSSALAPFGDHLLSQLLRLENAVAASDINHTQRPATAPSNRSRPKLSRIEALKATAASLSNRIESEARKIAGEGINYGAETSMDMDTIRPSEGNLDAGGWAETSAVENDDVALRIQKILTNTGHSSYNGTSLPGAGNLHTFRVQKEKKSPKTTADVTGPILNSYTHERRRLVNGLEKVERMDKWEQRRGYGLIEDKDKNQTDLHDSSAGSISEGPLLSEGSFSEDEISPPHPSNSRVPRPADRLEAVDYCVGQRRDYQRLSEFQRDAARCSALSSPFAQQDATKAAWEELNKGSPLSVINIYTKNLHGHVTGSERNSPSAHALHFGNGPVDAAVYEDDFVSTHSSGASGQLKRGSNSRSVNSHFEELMRRSPYDKSTGGINSHPSPFHSSNHSPHLSSGSTSGSSPFSKHSARRRGTASDQSDATLVEGQRSSCSPPSEALSSDSRRRGSDKSSPNSQARGVLTNDTVGETSGLSHQSLGLDSNKSSAARPRQASPSGSPYPGSPLGANSPGEPVRSGALGAINPNTSARSGRAETKTAGELQYSPAVMQQRMAAELQYLESIEESVRQLGDVERVMGVSMAQQESVSLAQMLKARQQSHARDLYELKIKAEREALETQLQLEENRQRVARAHIELQENLAVNQKETLEGLQEATTKMMSQQAEAARYTADTARHIKEMAELARSQIAGALVVPPDVSDSSMLDEREDKQSSYSKQRQDKNDSDSFPSEVSSRRTRPEETLSSLNSLSHSDSLSFRRPHLSGADSSSHHSQSHASSEHRERTKKEAVEGKWRKSGAEERTGREADSSSIEEEVLTAANDSLCSDSIPSVVDEKGYSTSVATEYSLKFDESMTEDEIEERSFRSLLPSEAHRRGTMEKKTRHHEESEDDGANHNMSLVSGAQSILKSHDANMAFAGGQDSFSQFTMDMVRQYMKDEEVRLQHQSSLLHLRQKAVKEKTKAELAWLEHQKKRLRDKGEDDKMPPIRKKQRGLLMKLQQEQAEIKRLQEANKAARKERQLLLKQQEEIERMRNSTLRLKERLKCAGGEAPPETPASETPVSDAASPNMRHAEDVRSPSPSISISGSETSSIMQKLKKMRSHMDEKHCSPVHCFFSVFTAHHWASLSVCLPNLHPKFQLFIYNQLVRFLTKREQQLMQRRHHAEELLQWKQRLDREEAEVRRMEKEALAVWDSQTSRGVAESREKEISDISPSASHRQSSEPRTDSEKEYVSEGDCSSATPESSIHTEEPGNRQPGSPSSVLPASIPETPLLASVQSSPENYTHDFTSASASRQSPLKGSHSPAASPSDGSSRTKMQLRASSRTTNQDRTQPTETSVPKQPELISDQSDIESRIKALKEELQKRKFMAYQLKKEQKKRHKEHLKAQEASLLKQLESYNNFIEKTKAELKKKPDSTPDTNSQIKDSTSIAEQSSVTPHTHRSDTSNISDSERTRVDASLDHNALHRPDLSRSTSVPEELSDEDPPTVTATPVHGSPECPPSEHTLLRASSKDAHLFEDDYIMSYQRSHIRGELEVSETLEDQQSERLLGLEQEDKLDSREKLSTSKHVPSSVSEEHRNSPSVNVTQDEQIKTTSEEAAKSNIISSSESHSAAMDLRTSPSCRSASSDPSDSLDSVAFSSKREAPPKDAEACSPIADGYHDDFESSVDSSPEDGRHASKPASQISVATTEIKGSPSRAAPYDSQDEEVEEEIDEELSHRSGSSGASHQSGRMLDFHKHDNKDIVNSSHSPPVSPLQTPLSPVIDEMLSFNIGDRVLVGGVQPGTLRFKGPTSFANGFWAGVELDKSEGSNNGTYDGVVYFECDESHGIFAPPDKISHLPDKFEVYTDTTEDEDSFCDGLSDKRQTEERKSPKEENGNEQTSNVVYKSGDKKQTGESVHETGSNNNSQNYKESKHHISNGNTGDIMLDFEDAPTTLLISDMDNIGLGKQRREEGDSQQLVPADLSADIGEQQDRDSLDTFADKLLNNFMKDTLMQFSEIKKAKEQKIDAANQMNGELFGEDVEEEEEEEWFSSVQQKDGLPFFLPEKRELSSPELCNRPESPVLGASGQEELAKRLAELELSRELLEELGDDQDWFDEDFGLSSRREQQRLKQREREEEEERLGRSGSSAAASLGGLVSGGEQQVRIPPRPELPLPLPPKLPEQPAMVVPHSATEVEKMVHAATQELWESCGLGRDGARTLAQLPNPEPSQEYLGKEASSQDQEALCIRSYRKAVYDLTWEMLQEIYAEDPNTDQPQWVKSRRAKSSFYHRVKTPGDLSRIQEFISAEVLKMYGLTKDHSQKTDWQKMLKFGKKKRDRVDHILVQELHEEEAQWVNYDEDELFVKMQLADSIFDALLKDTANVLTLIYDKRAKREDALS, from the exons ATGAGGAGCAGCAAGAGGACTGAGGTGTCTCTTAAAAGCTCTGCTCAGCTGCCTACCGATCACAATATTGGCACAG agCTGACAACTGCATGGAAAAGTTTGTCTCAGTCCAAAGCTGCT CTGCGGCATATAGAAAACCGCCTCGAGGCAGCTCCAGGGACAGGGGTTCTCCTGGACTCTGTCATGGACTCCCCGAAGAAGAAATCTTCCAGGACGGTCCGCTGCAGGG ATGGACAACAAGCTGATGACAATGCAGGGTCTTCAAAGCGCAGGGGGCGAAGTCAGCAGAGTCCAGACAAGAGCAGCTCACGCAGCCCCCTGAGAAATGCCACCCAGGACAGCAATGTCCGCAGGAACAACAGTGTGGAGTTCAGGGAGCCGCTGGCCTcctacag AGAGTTCACCCCTCCACCACATCCCTCCTCTCAGCTGGAGGCCTACAGCCTGCAGTCAGTGCCAGGGTCTTCGCACCCATCCACACCGCCTCCCTCAAATCCTCTGCTCAGCCAGCTGGTCTACCAGAGAGACACCAGggacacacagacggacaggGACCTGGACAGCACACACTCCTCGGCTCTGGAGAGCACAGAGGTCCGCTACCTCAATGACCAGCCAGCCCTAGCCACCCTGAGGACTATTGGAAACCAGTCACACACAGGTGTCAGAGTCCCTGCATGGGAGGGGGCTGAGGAGGAAAGCACTCCAAAAGCACAACTTGGCATGGATGGCCAAGAGTCAAGCCCGTGTCTAGCTTCAGCCCCAGGCTTTGTACGCCGAGGGGAGAGCACTCCCTCCACAAGCCCTGGCTCAGCTTCCCAGCGGCTGGAGAACTTAAGGCGGCATCAGCCTGATGATAAACTGGAGAAGCTCAAAGAGCGTATTCGAAGGCAGAGACAACACCTGGAGGAGGCTGccgagagagagaagctgctgGGTTCTCTGGAACAGCCCGTTATAGCAGCGGTGGGGAGTAACAATGCTGGTACTTTCAACATGCCCACAGCCAAAATACGGAAAGTAGCAGCTGCACCGCCGGCACCGATATACAAAG GTTTCAACAGTACCGAGACAAAGATCCGGACTCCCGATGGGAAAGTTTGGAAGGAGGAGGAGTTTCATAACCTCAGCAGAGAAATATACAAAGACCTGTCGCGACAGTTTGCTG AGAGCACCAGATCCAGACATCAGCagcagagggaacagagagccGACAGGTCCAAAGAGAGGAGGCCTCCCAAACCAGTCAGGAAGGTCCACAGAGCTGCCCCTTCCTCTGAACTAAATGCAAAACCAG CAGTGATAAGCCCTGCATCATGGCGCGAGGGCCAAAAGCTGGTAAAGATGGTGCTGGGTCCAGTTCCCAGGCTGCCCAGGGAGGAGAGCAGGCCCCAGCCAGCTGACGGACTGAGCAGAGCAG CTTCTCGTCACCGTTCCAGCTCAGACCCGCGCTCAGAATCAAACCCCCGGCCTCGCCCGAACAGCACAGAGAGGCCTCGTAGTGGATTTAAATCCAAAAGCTACTCCTTAACCACATCTACCCCCTCATCTGCAGACCGGGGCAAGGCCCCAGCGGGTGCTGGTCCAGACCTCTTGTCAGCAGACATCCAGGGGATACTTGATGACCTTCAGCTGGAGTGCAAAGCAGCTGAGCGCGAGGAGAGGGCCCGGCAAAGGTCCCGGGGTGGGAGCAGTGGtcggagagggagagggggatcAGGGTCACGAACAAGGACTCCGGTCTCTGTTTGGGGAGCGACGGGGGCAACAGGTAGCTCCTCAAGAGGCTGCCGCAGCGCCAGCCCCACCGCACACCGGCCAGAGACTGCTGACTCGGGGCACAAAAAGCGACACTATGATGCAGACACTGTTCGGCAGTACATATCCAGAcaacaagaggagagaaagaggcgTCAAGCGGAAGAGAAGAGGGCACTGAGGGAGGAGGCAGAAAGGAGAAACCAAAGATTGCAGGAGCTCTACAGGAAGCAAAGAGAAGCGGCTAAAACAGCGGCCCTTCCCTGCGAGGCCCCTGTGGCCCCTGTACAAAAGCGACTACAGGAGACCTACGACAAATTGCTGCTAGAGGAGGCTCAGCTGGACGAGGAGGCCTCGCAGACGCAACCTGCTGCTCCTTCTAGTCAAATG AGACCGATGTACCAGCCCTCAGGAGAGTCTGACAAAGAGAACAAAAGACTCGAGGCACCACACAGCCCCTCCAGCAGTGATAGGTCTTTGAATGATCAGCCACCTCCTCCATTATCCAG GAATGATCTGGACATTGGACTTGCTTCTTTGCTTCAGCCTGACCGTCTGAGCCCAGCTGTTCGACCTAAGACTAGCCCCAGCAGCAGTGCGCTGGCACCTTTTGGTGACCATCTCCTGTCTCAGCTTCTCAGGCTGGAGAATGCGGTGGCAGCTAGTGACATTAATCACACCCAGCGGCCAGCCACAGCACCTTCCAACAGGTCGCGGCCCAAGTTGTCCCGCATTGAGGCCCTCAAGGCCacagctgcatctctctctAACCGTATAGAGAGCGAGGCACGGAAGATTGCTGGGGAGGGGATCAACTATGGTGCAGAAACTTCAATGGACATGGATACGATTAGGCCCTCCGAAGGTAATCTTGATGCTGGAGGCTGGGCAGAGACCTCTGCAGTAGAAAATGATGATGTTGCGTTGAGGATCCAGAAGATTTTGACAAACACAGGTCATAGTTCATACAATGGCACATCTCTTCCAGGAGCAGGCAATCTGCACACCTTCAGGgttcagaaagaaaagaagagccCAAAAACAACTGCAGATGTAACCGGGCCCATCCTCAACAGTTATACACATGAGAGGAGGAGGCTCGTCAATGGCTTGGAAAAGGTAGAGAGAATGGATAAATGGGAACAAAGGAGAGGATACGGATTGATAGAGGACAAGGATAAGAATCAGACAGATCTCCATGACTCAAGTGCCGGTTCCATCAGTGAGGGTCCTCTTCTGAGTGAAGGGAGCTTTTCTGAGGATGAGATAAGCCCTCCTCACCCCTCCAACAGTCGTGTACCTAGACCGGCAGATCGCCTGGAGGCAGTGGACTACTGCGTGGGTCAAAGAAGGGATTACCAGAGGTTGTCAGAGTTCCAGAGGGACGCAGCGAGGTGCTCGGCCCTCAGCTCACCCTTTGCCCAGCAAGACGCCACCAAAGCAGCCTGGGAGGAGCTGAACAAAGGAAGCCCTCTAAGCGTaatcaacatttacacaaaGAATCTTCATGGCCACGTTACAG GGAGTGAAAGAAACTCTCCCTCTGCCCATGCTTTGCACTTTGGAAACGGCCCCGTAGACGCAGCCGTCTATGAAGATGACTTTGTGTCCACACACAGCAGCGGAGCCAGTGGTCAGCTAAAGAGAGGCTCCAATTCCCGCAG CGTGAACAGTCATTTTGAGGAGCTGATGAGGAGGTCTCCTTATGACAAAAGTACAGGAGGCATCAATTCCCACCCTTCACCCTTTCACTCATCTAATCACTCACCGCATCTTTCCTCTGGTTCAACTTCTGGCTCCTCACCCTTCTCCAAGCACTCCGCCAGAAGAAGAG GCACAGCATCAGACCAGAGCGATGCCACTCTGGTAGAAGGGCAGAGGAGCTCCTGCTCACCTCCCTCAGAGGCATTATCCTCTGACTCCAGGAGGAGGGGCTCGGACAAAAGCTCTCCCAACAGCCAGGCCAGAGGTGTCCTCACTAATGACACTGTAGGGGAAACGTCAGGGCTTTCTCACCAAAG TTTGGGACTTGACAGTAATAAGTCTTCAGCAGCCAGGCCCAGACAGGCTTCTCCGTCTGGATCTCCGTACCCTGGTTCTCCTCTCGGAGCGAACTCTCCGGGTGAGCCTGTGAGAAGTGGCGCTCTGGGGGCAATCAACCCAAACACCTCAGCTCGCAGTGGAAGAGCAGAAACCAAGACCGCAG GTGAACTACAATACTCCCCTGCTGTCATGCAGCAGCGTATGGCAGCAGAGCTCCAGTACTTGGAGTCCATTGAGGAGTCCGTCCGACAGCTTGGCGACGTGGAGAGGGTGATGGGTGTGTCCATGGCTCAGCAGGAGAGCGTGTCATTGGCCCAGATGCTCAAG GCCAGGCAGCAGTCCCATGCGCGTGACCTCTACGAGCTGAAGATCAAGGCGGAAAGGGAAGCCCTGGAGACACAGCTACAGCTGGAGGAAAACAGGCAGCGAGTGGCCAGg GCTCACATAGAACTGCAGGAAAACTTGGCGGTAAATCAAAAAGAGACTTTGGAGGGCCTCCAGGAGGCAACGACGAAGATGATGAGTCAACAGGCTGAGGCAGCACGGTACACGGCCGACACTGCCCGACACATCAAAGAG ATGGCAGAATTGGCGCGGTCGCAGATAGCAGGAGCGTTGGTTGTCCCCCCTGATGTTTCTGATTCCTCCATGTTGGACGAGCGGGAGGATAAGCAGAGCTCCTATTCAAAGCAGCGACAGGACAAAAATGACTCTGACAG CTTCCCCAGTGAGGTGTCGAGCAGAAGGACGAGGCCAGAGGAAACACTATCTTCACTGAACAGCCTCAGTCACTCTGATTCTCTGTCCTTCAGAAGACCCCACCTCAG TGGAGCAGACTCGAGCAGCCACCACAGCCAGTCGCATGCCTCGTCAGAGCACAGAGAACGGACGAAAAAAGAAGCAGTGGAGGGGAAATGGAGGAAGAGCGGAGCTGAAGAGAGGACGGGGAGGGAAGCAGACAGCAGCTCTATAGAGGAGGAAGTTCTGACCGCAGCAAATGACTCCCTCTGCAGTGACAGCATCCCCTCTGTAGTGGATGAGAAAG GATACAGTACATCAGTGGCAACAGAGTACTCTCTGAAGTTTGATGAGTCCATGACAGAGGATGAGATAGAGGAGCGCTCTTTCCGCTCTCTGCTGCCGTCTGAGGCTCACCGGCGTGGAACTATGGAGAAGAAGACTCGTCATCATGAGGAATCGGAGGATGATGGAGCCAATCACAACATGTCATTAGTTTCAGGGGCACAAAGTATCTTAAAG TCTCATGATGCAAACATGGCCTTCGCTGGCGGACAGGACAGCTTTTCTCAGTTCACTATGGACATGGTGCGTCAGTACATGAAGGACGAGGAGGTAAGACTGCAGCACCAGAGCTCTCTGCTGCATCTTCGCCAGAAAGCAGTGAAAGAGAAGACTAAAGCTGAGCTGGCCTGGCTAGAGCACCAGAAAAAGAGGCTGAGGGACAAGGGAGAGGATGACAAAATGCCACCCATCAGGAAGAAGCAGAGGGGCCTTCTGATGAAACTACAGCAAGAGCAG GCTGAGATCAAGCGACTTCAGGAGGCCAACAAAGCAGCCAGGAAGGAAAGGCAGCTGTTGctgaagcagcaggaggagatcgAGCGGATGAGAAACTCTACACTCAGACTGAAGGAGCGTCTCAAGTGTGCTGGGGGTGAAGCGCCACCT GAGACGCCTGCGTCAGAGACCCCCGTGTCCGACGCAGCCTCCCCCAACATGAGACATGCTGAAGATGTCCGCAGCCCCTCTCCCTCGATCTCCATCTCTGGAAGTGAGACCAGCAGCATCAtgcagaagctgaagaagaTGCGCTCTCACATGGATGAGAA ACACTGTTCTCCTGTCCActgcttcttctctgtgttcacggcccaccactgggcctctctcagtgtctgtcttcCCAACCTCCACCCTAAATTCCAGCTCTTTATCTACAACCAGTTGGTCAG GTTCCTGACGAAGCGGGAGCAGCAGCTGATGCAGAGGCGTCATCATGCcgaggagctgctgcagtggaaacagcGGCTGGACCGGGAGGAGGCAGAGGTCCGCAGGATGGAAAAGGAGGCTCTGGCTGTATGGGACAGTCAAACATCTCGGGGCGTCGCAGAGAGTCGGGAAAAAGAGATTTCCGACATCAGCCCGAGCGCCAGTCACCGTCAAAGCTCAGAGCCCAGAACTGACAGCGAGAAAG AGTATGTGAGTGAGGGCGACTGTTCCTCAGCGACACCCGAGTCCAgtatacacacagaggaacCGGGGAACCGGCAGCCAGGAAGCCCATCTTCAGTTCTACCTGCATCGATCCCTGAAACACCTTTGTTGGCGTCCGTGCAGAGCAGCCCGGAGAATTACACCCACGACTTCACGTCAGCTTCAGCGAGCAGACAA TCTCCACTCAAAGGCAGCCACAGCCCCGCTGCCTCTCCTTCAGATGGCAGCAGCAGAACCAAGATGCAGCTCCGCGCCTCCTCCCGGACCACCAACCAGGACCGCACTCAGCCAACTGAAACCTCCGTGCCCAAGCAGCCTG AACTCATTTCAGACCAGAGTGACATAGAGAGCCGAATCAAGGCGCTGAAGGAAGAACTCCAAAAACGGAAGTTTATGGCCTACCAGctgaagaaggagcagaagaagagacacaagGAGCACCTGAAGGCCCAGGAGGCCAGCCtactgaagcagctggag AGCTATAACAACTTCATCGAGAAAACTAAGGCAGAGCTGAAAAAGAAGCCAGACTCGACACCTGACACCAATTCCCAGATCAAAGATTCCACCTCAATCGCAGAGCAGTCCAGTGTTACACCACATACTCACAG GTCTGACACCAGCAACATCTCCGACTCTGAAAGGACGAGAGTTGATGCGTCGTTAGATCACA ATGCCCTTCATCGACCTGATCTCAGTAGATCCACCTCCGTGCCTGAAGAATTGTCTGATGAAGACCCACCAACAGTCACTGCAACCCCGGTACATGGAAGCCCAGAGTGTCCGCCCTCAGAACACACGCTTTTAAGAGCTTCCTCTAAGGACGCACATCTGTTTGAGGACGATTACATTATGTCGTATCAAAGATCTCACATCCGCGGTGAGCTGGAAGTGAGCGAGACACTTGAGGATCAACAATCTGAACGTCTTCTCGGACTAGAACAAGAAGACAAACTTGACTCCAGAGAGAAGTTGTCTACATCTAAACACGTTCCCTCTTCCGTGAGTGAAGAACATCGAAACTCTCCATCTGTGAACGTCACACAAGATGAACAAATAAAGACGACGTCTGAAGAAGCTGCAAAATCTAATATTATCTCCTCTAGTGAGTCGCATTCAGCTGCCATGGACCTCAGAACGTCACCGAGCTGTAGATCTGCATCCAGTGACCCCTCCGACTCTCTTGACTCGGTTGCCTTCTCTTCAAAAAGGGAAGCCCCCCCAAAGGATGCCGAGGCCTGTTCTCCCATAGCAGATGGTTATCATGATGACTTTGAGTCTTCAGTGGATTCTTCACCCGAGGATGGTCGTCATGCTTCCAAGCCTGCTTCTCAAATCTCAGTTGCCACCACCGAGATCAAGGGCTCCCCGAGCAGAGCCGCCCCGTACGACAGCCAGgacgaggaggtggaggaggaaataGATGAAGAACTGAGTCACCGGTCAGGAAGTAGTGGAGCTAGCCACCAATCTGGGAGGATGCTGGATTTCCATAAACATGACAACAAGGATATTGTTAACTCCAGCCACTCGCCACCCGTCTCTCCTTTGCagacccctctctctcctgttatCGACGAAATGCTCAGTTTTAACATCGGAGATCGGGTTCTCGTGGGCGGCGTTCAGCCCGGCACTCTGAGATTCAAAGGTCCAACCAGCTTCGCTAACGGCTTCTGGGCCGGCGTGGAGTTGGATAAGTCCGAGGGGAGCAACAACGGCACTTACGACGGGGTGGTGTACTTTGAATGCGACGAGAGCCACGGTATCTTTGCTCCTCCAGACAAGATCTCACACCTGCCAGACAAGTTCGAGGTCTACACAGACACCACGGAGGACGAGGACTCCTTCTGCGACGGCCTGTCGGATAAACGTCAAACAGAAGAGCGCAAATCCCCAaaggaagaaaatggaaatgaacaAACATCTAATGTGGTCTATAAGTCTGGAGACAAGAAGCAAACGGGCGAGTCTGTCCACGAGACTGGATCCAACAATAACTCACAGAATTACAAAGAAtccaaacatcacatttctaaCGGCAACACTGGGGACATAATGTTGGATTTTGAAGATGCACCAACCACCCTCCTCATCTCTGACATGGACAACATCGGCCTggggaagcagaggagagaagagggagactCGCAACAGTTGGTTCCTGCAGATCTTTCCGCAGATATCGGGGAACAGCAGGACAGAGACTCGCTGGACACATTTGCAGACAAGCTCCTCAACAACTTTATGAAGGACACTTTGATGCAGTTTTCTGAAATTAAAAAGGCTAAAGAGCAGAAGATCGACGCTGCCAACCAGATGAATGGAGAGCTGTTTGGTGAAgatgttgaagaagaagaagaagaagaatggttCTCTTCAGTGCAGCAAAAAGACGGTCTCCCCTTCTTCCTGCCAGAGAAACGGGAGCTGTCTTCTCCAGAGCTGTGCAACCGACCG GAGAGTCCAGTGCTGGGGGCCAGCGGGCAGGAGGAGCTCGCCAAGCGACTAGCAGAGCTGGAACTGAGCCGTGAACTGCTGGAGGAGCTGGGTGACGATCAGGACTGGTTCGATGAGGACTTTGGCCTCAGCTCT CGCAGAGAACAGCAGAGactcaaacagagagagagagaggaagaggaggagaggctggGGAGGTCCGGCTCATCAGCTGCAGCATCCCTGGGGGGGCTGGTCTCAGGTGGGGAACAGCAGGTTAGGATTCCACCTCGACCCGAGCTGCCTCTCCCCCTGCCCCCAAAACTCCCGGAGCAGCCTGCCATGGTGGTGCCCCATTCAGCCACAGAGGTGGAGAAGATGGTCCATGCTGCAACTCAGGAGCTGTGGGAGAGCTGTGGCCTGGGGAGGGACGGAGCACGGACTCTTGCACAACTGCCAAACCCTGAACCCTCACAAGAGTATCTGGGTAAAGAGGCCAGCAGCCAGGACCAGGAGGCTCTCTGCATCCGCAGCTACAGAAAG GCTGTGTACGACCTGACGTGGGAGATGCTTCAGGAGATCTATGCCGAGGATCCAAACACCGATCAGCCTCAGTGGGTCAAATCACGTCGAGCCAAATCCTCCTTCTACCACAGAGTGAAGACGCCTGGAGACCTCTCCAGAATCCAG GAATTCATCTCTGCAGAAGTCCTGAAAATGTACGGACTGACAAAAGATCACAGCCAGAAGACGGACTGGCAGAAGATGCTCAAATTTGGCAAAAAGAAGCGAGACAGAGTCGATCACATCCTG GTTCAGGAACTCCACGAGGAGGAAGCCCAGTGGGTCAACTACGACGAGGACGAGCTGTTTGTCAAGATGCAGCTGGCAGACAGCATCTTTGATGCGTTGCTTAAGGACACTGCAAACGTGCTGACTCTAATCTATGACAAGAGGGCCAAAAGAGAAGACGCCCTCTCCTGA